From the genome of Halorussus caseinilyticus, one region includes:
- the argH gene encoding argininosuccinate lyase, with amino-acid sequence MTEESNPASDVVRRDRFSGGPARGFLSSMDDDERIFEADLAVDRAHVVMLAEQGIVDGDEAAAILSALDEVEAAGFSALPDGEDVHAAIETAVVGHAGDVGGKMHTARSRNDEVATCIRYRLREDVLDAIEATLGLRQSLAEVADDHAETVMPGYTHLQPAQPTTVGHYLLSYERAVARDTARLFDAYARVNRSPLGSAAFAGTPFDVNRERTAELLGFDGLVANSMDAVSTRDFLVEVVAALANLATTVSGLAEDLVVFSNKGLVELSDDYSSTSSIMPQKKNPDTLELVRATAGDAASGLNGLLTTLKGLPRAYNRDLQNATPHAWETVDAVSEAVAVAAGAAATATWDDEALANAAGEGFSTATGVADLLAMAGVPFRKAHEMVAESSEKVAEANESIAQSNVKEAYLDALDAAAEEILGDALDAYVEREAVAAALDPEESVASRDSPGGPAPDAVAAGLVSAESSVADDEAALADARESLADADAKLRREVSRHA; translated from the coding sequence ATGACTGAGGAGAGTAATCCCGCGAGCGACGTGGTTCGCCGGGACCGCTTCAGCGGCGGCCCCGCCCGCGGGTTCCTCTCCTCGATGGACGACGACGAGCGCATCTTCGAAGCCGACCTCGCGGTGGACCGCGCCCACGTCGTGATGCTGGCCGAGCAGGGAATCGTGGACGGCGACGAGGCCGCCGCGATTCTCTCGGCGCTGGACGAGGTGGAGGCCGCGGGCTTCTCGGCCCTGCCCGACGGCGAGGACGTACACGCCGCAATCGAGACCGCCGTCGTCGGTCACGCGGGCGACGTGGGCGGGAAGATGCACACCGCCCGGTCGCGCAACGACGAGGTGGCGACCTGCATCCGGTACCGCCTGCGCGAGGACGTGCTGGACGCGATAGAGGCGACCCTCGGTCTCCGCCAATCGCTCGCGGAGGTCGCCGACGACCACGCCGAGACCGTGATGCCCGGATACACCCACCTCCAACCCGCGCAACCGACCACCGTGGGCCACTACCTGCTGTCCTACGAGCGGGCGGTCGCCCGCGACACGGCCCGGTTGTTCGACGCCTACGCGCGGGTGAATCGTTCGCCGCTCGGGTCGGCGGCGTTCGCGGGCACGCCCTTCGACGTGAATCGGGAGCGCACCGCGGAACTGCTCGGGTTCGACGGTCTCGTGGCGAACTCGATGGATGCGGTTTCGACCCGCGACTTCCTCGTGGAGGTGGTCGCCGCGCTCGCAAATCTGGCGACCACGGTCTCGGGCCTCGCCGAGGACCTCGTGGTGTTCTCGAACAAGGGGCTGGTGGAACTGTCCGACGACTACTCGTCCACGTCGTCCATCATGCCCCAGAAGAAGAACCCCGACACGCTCGAACTCGTTCGCGCGACCGCCGGGGACGCCGCGTCGGGGCTGAACGGCCTGCTCACCACGCTGAAGGGCCTGCCCCGCGCGTACAACCGCGACCTCCAGAACGCCACGCCCCACGCGTGGGAGACCGTCGATGCCGTCTCCGAGGCGGTCGCGGTCGCCGCGGGTGCCGCGGCGACCGCGACGTGGGACGACGAGGCGCTGGCGAACGCCGCCGGAGAAGGCTTCTCGACCGCGACCGGGGTCGCCGACCTGCTGGCGATGGCGGGCGTCCCCTTCCGGAAGGCCCACGAGATGGTCGCCGAAAGCAGTGAAAAAGTTGCTGAAGCAAACGAAAGTATTGCTCAAAGCAACGTGAAAGAGGCTTATCTGGACGCGCTCGACGCGGCGGCCGAGGAGATTCTGGGCGACGCGCTCGACGCCTACGTCGAGCGCGAAGCGGTCGCGGCCGCGCTCGACCCCGAAGAGAGCGTAGCGTCGCGCGACTCGCCCGGCGGTCCCGCGCCCGACGCGGTGGCCGCGGGACTGGTGAGCGCCGAGTCGTCCGTCGCGGACGACGAGGCGGCGCTGGCCGACGCCCGCGAGTCGCTGGCCGACGCCGACGCGAAACTCCGGCGGGAGGTGAGTCGGCATGCCTGA
- a CDS encoding argininosuccinate synthase, which translates to MTDNKTVALAFSGGLDTTVCVPLLEEEYDCDEVIGVTVDVGQPAEEFDEAEETAQALDLDHYVVDAKDAFADQCLDAVKANATYQGYPLGTALARPVIAEAILEVAEENDCAAIAHGCTGKGNDQLRFEAVWRDSELEVIAPVRELGLTREWEMEYADEKDLPVEGGNEGDWSIDTNLWSRSVEGANLEDPGYVPPEDIYEWTETPGEKEIETVEITFEDGKPVAIDGEEMPSVQLVEYLNDLAGSHGVGRTDMMEDRMLGLKVRENYEHPAATTLLNAHEALEGLVLTEEERAFKKQVDQQWAEKAYEGLLSAPLVDALDGFVDTTQEKVTGTVTVKFEGGQARPVGRESEYAVYSESAASFNTESVDGIAQSDATGVAKYHGFQSRLANAVAADAEAKKAELLADGSGEETEDE; encoded by the coding sequence ATGACAGACAACAAGACCGTCGCGCTCGCCTTCTCGGGCGGACTCGACACCACAGTATGCGTACCGCTACTCGAAGAGGAGTACGACTGCGACGAGGTAATCGGCGTCACGGTAGACGTTGGTCAACCCGCCGAAGAGTTCGACGAGGCCGAAGAGACCGCACAAGCACTCGACTTAGACCACTACGTCGTGGACGCGAAAGACGCGTTCGCCGACCAGTGCCTCGACGCGGTGAAGGCCAACGCGACGTATCAGGGCTACCCGCTCGGAACGGCACTCGCACGTCCGGTCATCGCCGAGGCAATCCTCGAAGTCGCCGAGGAGAACGACTGCGCGGCAATCGCCCACGGTTGCACCGGGAAGGGTAACGACCAACTGCGCTTCGAGGCGGTCTGGCGCGACTCGGAGTTGGAGGTCATCGCGCCGGTCCGCGAACTCGGTCTGACCCGCGAGTGGGAGATGGAGTACGCCGACGAGAAGGACCTGCCCGTCGAGGGCGGTAACGAGGGAGACTGGTCCATCGACACCAACCTCTGGAGTCGCTCGGTCGAAGGTGCGAACCTCGAAGACCCCGGCTACGTCCCGCCCGAAGACATCTACGAGTGGACCGAGACGCCCGGCGAGAAGGAAATCGAGACCGTCGAAATCACCTTCGAGGACGGTAAGCCGGTCGCAATCGACGGCGAAGAGATGCCCTCGGTCCAACTCGTCGAGTATCTTAACGACCTCGCGGGGAGTCACGGCGTCGGGCGTACCGACATGATGGAAGACCGCATGCTCGGCCTGAAGGTCCGCGAGAACTACGAGCATCCCGCCGCGACGACCCTCCTGAACGCCCACGAAGCACTCGAAGGTCTCGTCCTGACCGAGGAAGAACGCGCGTTCAAGAAGCAGGTCGACCAGCAGTGGGCCGAGAAAGCCTACGAGGGTCTCCTGTCCGCGCCGCTCGTGGACGCCCTCGACGGGTTCGTGGACACCACACAGGAGAAAGTCACGGGCACCGTCACCGTCAAGTTCGAGGGCGGGCAGGCCCGTCCGGTCGGCCGCGAGAGCGAGTACGCGGTCTACTCCGAGTCGGCCGCCTCGTTCAACACCGAGTCCGTTGACGGCATCGCTCAGTCCGACGCGACCGGCGTGGCGAAGTACCACGGCTTCCAGTCGAGACTCGCCAACGCCGTCGCCGCGGACGCCGAAGCGAAGAAGGCAGAACTGCTGGCCGACGGAAGCGGCGAGGAGACGGAGGACGAGTAG
- a CDS encoding ATP-binding protein, giving the protein METSGEAVRVLYVGDRPGTADFAEYVGGEDALTVARVDDAASALDRLDSATFDCVVGDVADGLGLLDAVRERWTDLPYVFVAGEGDDDASEALARGATDYLERRADRDQRALLVTRVESAVVRRTADGLVGTLVTREGGDDDYARIATELRENETYLRKLYRTASNTELSYEQKRRRLLELGRERLDVDVGFVSHIEGDTFEIVDAVGSHELLQPGQTAPLVNTYCRKTIEDEGLLSVEDAESEGWIDDPAYETYGLGCYVGAKIFVNDALYGTLCFADRDPRSRAFSENEKIYVELISQWLRYEYEQRADERALREQNRRLEEFASVVSHDLRNPLNVARIYLSMAEDTGDEEDFEQVRCAHDRMEQLIQNLLMLARQGDALDRVTRNDLSAVVAEAWENVEADDGTCRMDGDLTVRADRERLKQLLENLFRNAVEHGGEAVTIRVGPLDGGEGFYVADDGPGVPEDRRETVFEHGYSTADDGTGLGLAIVRRIADAHDWTVSVGESGDDGARFEVRFGSK; this is encoded by the coding sequence ATGGAGACATCCGGGGAAGCAGTCCGTGTACTGTACGTCGGCGACAGACCCGGAACCGCCGACTTCGCCGAGTACGTCGGCGGCGAAGACGCGCTCACCGTGGCGCGCGTAGACGACGCCGCGAGCGCACTCGACCGCTTGGACTCGGCGACGTTCGACTGCGTGGTCGGCGACGTGGCCGACGGACTCGGACTTCTCGACGCGGTTCGAGAGCGCTGGACCGACCTCCCCTACGTGTTCGTCGCCGGTGAGGGCGACGACGACGCCAGCGAAGCGCTGGCACGCGGTGCGACCGACTACCTCGAACGCCGGGCCGACCGCGACCAGCGCGCCCTCCTCGTCACGCGCGTCGAGAGCGCCGTCGTGCGCCGGACCGCCGACGGACTGGTCGGCACCCTCGTCACCCGAGAGGGCGGCGACGACGACTACGCGCGCATCGCCACCGAACTCCGAGAGAACGAGACGTATCTGCGGAAACTCTACCGAACCGCGTCGAACACCGAACTCTCCTACGAGCAGAAGCGCCGCCGACTTCTCGAACTCGGCCGGGAGCGTCTCGACGTGGACGTGGGATTCGTCTCACACATCGAAGGCGACACCTTCGAAATCGTGGACGCGGTCGGGTCCCACGAACTGCTCCAACCCGGCCAGACCGCGCCGCTGGTGAATACCTACTGCCGGAAGACTATCGAGGACGAGGGACTGCTGAGCGTCGAGGACGCCGAGTCGGAGGGGTGGATAGACGACCCGGCCTACGAGACGTACGGTCTCGGGTGTTACGTCGGCGCGAAGATATTCGTGAACGACGCGCTCTACGGCACGCTCTGTTTCGCCGACCGGGACCCCAGAAGTCGGGCATTCTCCGAGAACGAGAAGATATACGTCGAACTCATCTCCCAGTGGTTGCGCTACGAGTACGAGCAACGCGCCGACGAGCGTGCGCTCCGCGAGCAGAACCGCCGCCTCGAGGAGTTCGCCAGCGTGGTCAGCCACGACCTGCGAAATCCCCTGAACGTCGCCAGAATCTACCTGAGCATGGCCGAGGACACCGGCGACGAAGAGGACTTCGAGCAGGTCCGGTGCGCCCACGACCGGATGGAGCAGTTGATTCAGAACCTATTGATGTTGGCCCGGCAAGGAGACGCACTGGACCGCGTGACCCGCAACGACCTGTCGGCAGTCGTCGCCGAGGCGTGGGAGAACGTCGAAGCGGACGACGGCACTTGCCGGATGGACGGCGACCTGACGGTGAGAGCCGACCGCGAACGCCTCAAGCAGTTGCTGGAGAACCTCTTTCGCAACGCGGTCGAACACGGCGGCGAGGCGGTGACGATTCGGGTCGGACCACTCGACGGCGGCGAGGGCTTCTACGTCGCGGACGACGGGCCGGGCGTCCCCGAGGACCGGCGCGAGACGGTCTTCGAACACGGCTACTCGACGGCCGACGACGGGACCGGATTGGGTCTCGCAATCGTCCGGCGAATCGCCGACGCCCACGACTGGACCGTCTCGGTCGGCGAGAGCGGCGACGACGGCGCGCGCTTCGAGGTCCGATTCGGGTCGAAGTAA
- a CDS encoding 2'-5' RNA ligase family protein — protein MYSLNVPVPGEVARLAEDLRPALLGFETIRERHTLLCKRLGDAPAGGTARLREQVRTALAGAPAFEVRVSGLGSFERPPVGAGPVVYLAVESPGLRRVHDRLVGDFSAVESFEGDDYVPHVTLARGGDVETARQFIERDIESVTWTVNRLALWDATYEEEVASFSLPA, from the coding sequence GTGTACAGCCTCAACGTCCCGGTTCCCGGTGAAGTCGCTCGACTCGCCGAGGACCTGCGGCCCGCGCTCCTCGGCTTCGAGACGATTCGGGAGCGCCACACCCTCCTCTGCAAGCGCCTCGGGGACGCGCCCGCGGGCGGAACCGCGCGCCTCCGCGAGCAGGTCCGCACGGCGCTCGCGGGCGCACCGGCCTTCGAGGTCCGCGTCTCGGGTCTCGGTTCGTTCGAGCGACCACCGGTCGGCGCGGGACCGGTGGTCTACCTCGCCGTCGAGAGTCCGGGTCTCCGGCGGGTTCACGACCGACTCGTCGGCGATTTCTCGGCCGTCGAGTCGTTCGAGGGCGACGACTACGTGCCCCACGTCACGCTGGCCCGCGGCGGCGACGTGGAGACGGCCCGTCAGTTCATCGAGCGCGACATCGAGTCGGTGACGTGGACCGTGAACCGACTCGCGCTCTGGGACGCGACCTACGAGGAGGAAGTCGCGTCGTTCTCGCTCCCGGCGTAA
- a CDS encoding ATP-dependent DNA helicase has translation MAETNGYMRFFPYEAPYDNQQEAMDRIYNAFARGQDVLFEGACGTGKTLSSLVPALEYAREEDKTVVITTNVHQQMRQFVADARAITKEEPIRAVVFRGKGSMCHIDVGFEECQVLRDNTYEVVDAESDLEELEDRQEELLEASQEGDERAADARSAVMDELQSVQERVESLEEQNTCEYYYNNLVGDNDEFYSWLYDDVRTPDDIYEFAEQQKLCGYELLKDGMEGVDLVVCNYHHLLDPMIREQFFRWLDRDPEDVIAIFDEAHNIEDTAREHATRTLTENTLDSALDELQDSDDARAEPAYNVVSAFRAALEETYEDAFGFGDREQVGDNWEDVAISNDDKRDDLTLNFLQQYTGKGIDTELELAVHLGRDLDEEYEEAYKNGESTTRQECQTLQAATFIQSFMDESAELGQYPVVSVRRDEATEEVYGRAELYTCIPREVTEDLFGEVYATVLMSATLRPFDVISDVLGLDDPVEIAYGLQFPEENRRTFAVETPALFSSERNDPDTQEAIAGVLRDAVEFTAGNALLFFPSYAEAERYYDRLSREFGDGSAGTTLLMDEPGTSVEDLRQRFVADDDAALFTSLWGTLAEGVSFDGDEARTVVVVGVPYPHLDDRMEAVQEAYDRTFADRSGRDSGWEYAVEIPTIRKTRQALGRVIRSPDDFGVRVLVDKRYTEAGRREMGKYSVRETFPPEERTEMLDVQAEKLKFAMLNFYGDKDAWDGAPPTP, from the coding sequence GTGGCAGAGACGAACGGGTACATGCGGTTCTTTCCCTACGAAGCGCCGTACGACAACCAGCAGGAGGCGATGGACCGCATCTACAACGCCTTCGCCCGCGGGCAGGACGTGCTGTTCGAGGGGGCCTGCGGGACGGGCAAGACCCTCTCGTCGCTCGTGCCCGCGCTGGAGTACGCCCGCGAGGAGGACAAGACGGTGGTCATCACGACCAACGTCCACCAGCAGATGCGCCAATTCGTGGCGGACGCGCGGGCCATAACGAAAGAAGAGCCGATTCGCGCCGTGGTCTTCCGGGGGAAGGGGTCGATGTGTCACATCGACGTGGGCTTCGAGGAGTGTCAGGTTCTGCGGGACAACACCTACGAAGTCGTGGACGCCGAGAGCGACCTCGAAGAGTTGGAGGACCGCCAAGAGGAACTGCTCGAAGCGAGTCAGGAGGGCGACGAGCGCGCCGCCGACGCCCGGAGCGCCGTCATGGACGAACTCCAGTCGGTCCAAGAGCGCGTCGAGAGTCTGGAGGAGCAGAACACCTGCGAGTACTACTACAACAATCTCGTCGGCGACAACGACGAGTTCTACTCGTGGCTCTACGACGACGTGCGCACGCCCGACGACATCTACGAGTTCGCCGAACAGCAGAAACTCTGTGGCTACGAACTCCTGAAAGACGGGATGGAAGGCGTGGACTTGGTGGTGTGCAACTACCATCACCTGCTCGACCCGATGATACGCGAGCAGTTCTTCCGGTGGCTAGACCGGGACCCAGAGGACGTAATCGCCATCTTCGACGAGGCCCACAACATCGAAGACACCGCCCGCGAACACGCGACTCGGACGCTGACCGAAAACACCCTCGACTCCGCGCTCGACGAGTTGCAGGACTCCGACGACGCGCGGGCCGAACCCGCTTACAACGTCGTCTCGGCGTTCCGGGCGGCGCTCGAAGAGACCTACGAGGACGCCTTCGGGTTCGGCGACCGGGAACAGGTCGGCGACAACTGGGAGGACGTGGCTATCTCGAACGACGACAAGCGCGACGACCTGACGCTCAACTTCCTCCAGCAGTACACCGGCAAGGGCATCGACACCGAGTTGGAACTCGCGGTCCACCTCGGCCGGGACTTGGACGAGGAGTACGAGGAGGCCTACAAGAACGGCGAGTCCACGACGCGCCAAGAGTGCCAGACCCTGCAAGCGGCGACGTTCATCCAGTCGTTCATGGACGAGAGCGCGGAGTTAGGTCAGTACCCCGTGGTGTCGGTCCGTCGCGACGAGGCGACCGAGGAGGTGTACGGCCGGGCGGAACTCTACACCTGCATCCCGCGGGAGGTCACGGAAGACCTCTTCGGCGAGGTGTACGCCACGGTGCTGATGAGCGCGACCCTCCGGCCGTTCGACGTGATTTCGGACGTGTTGGGGCTGGACGACCCGGTGGAAATCGCCTACGGTCTCCAGTTCCCCGAGGAGAACCGCCGGACGTTCGCGGTGGAGACGCCCGCGCTGTTTTCCAGCGAGCGCAACGACCCCGATACCCAAGAAGCCATCGCGGGCGTCCTCCGGGACGCTGTAGAGTTCACGGCGGGCAACGCCCTCCTGTTCTTCCCGAGTTACGCCGAGGCCGAACGCTACTACGACCGCCTCTCGCGGGAGTTCGGGGACGGTAGTGCGGGAACGACGCTCCTGATGGACGAACCCGGTACCTCCGTCGAGGACCTCCGCCAGCGATTCGTCGCGGACGACGACGCCGCGCTGTTCACCTCGCTGTGGGGGACGCTGGCGGAGGGCGTCAGTTTCGACGGCGACGAGGCCCGGACCGTCGTCGTGGTCGGCGTCCCCTACCCGCACCTCGACGACCGGATGGAGGCCGTTCAAGAGGCCTACGACCGGACCTTCGCCGACCGCTCGGGCCGCGACTCCGGATGGGAGTACGCCGTCGAGATTCCGACGATTCGCAAGACGAGACAGGCGCTCGGCCGAGTGATTCGGTCGCCCGACGACTTCGGCGTCCGCGTGCTGGTGGACAAACGCTACACCGAGGCGGGTCGTCGGGAGATGGGCAAGTACAGCGTCCGCGAGACGTTTCCGCCCGAGGAGCGCACCGAGATGCTGGACGTGCAGGCCGAGAAACTGAAGTTTGCGATGCTGAACTTCTACGGCGACAAGGACGCGTGGGACGGCGCGCCGCCGACGCCGTGA
- a CDS encoding winged helix-turn-helix domain-containing protein, giving the protein MTALAHTDGGETDSYADDSPFVHLFGQPARTKILAAFVSERGRDLNVSYVAELAGIARSTVYDHLGDLQDLGVIEHTRDVGGSPMYQLNEDSEIAEELVRLEGVTLSRLFEMDDE; this is encoded by the coding sequence ATGACTGCGCTCGCACACACCGATGGTGGTGAAACCGATTCCTACGCCGACGACAGTCCCTTCGTCCACCTCTTCGGCCAACCGGCCCGGACCAAGATTCTGGCCGCGTTCGTGAGCGAACGCGGCCGCGACCTGAACGTGAGTTACGTCGCCGAACTTGCAGGAATCGCCAGAAGTACGGTCTACGACCATCTCGGCGACTTGCAGGACCTCGGCGTCATCGAACACACCCGCGACGTTGGCGGAAGTCCGATGTACCAACTAAACGAGGATAGCGAGATTGCGGAAGAACTCGTCCGATTGGAGGGCGTCACCCTTTCCCGACTCTTCGAGATGGACGACGAGTAG
- a CDS encoding cation diffusion facilitator family transporter — MAESKSVVIAALIANGAIAVLKFVGFLLTGSAAMLSETYHSVSDTGNQVFLLIGLRYSGRDASRGHPFGYGKAEFFYSFLVSVLLFGIAGWESAKHGYNAIMHPHPVEQGSATLLGATFPAVWVNYGVLLGAIAFESYALKKAYAGMKKDIEEHEWTGLVEAFKKTSNVTTLTAFTEDTIAMAGAGLALFGVFVSRFTGNPIYDAVSALLIGLMLMGFAVALAWENKRLLIGESLPKSEEQELRRIIEEWDGVVRIVDFRTVIFGPENVLVTADVAFEKGIPTAEMDRKITELEDALIEANESVFKVYIEPEKGRQSRRGEAAG; from the coding sequence ATGGCGGAAAGCAAATCGGTCGTTATCGCCGCGCTCATCGCTAATGGCGCAATCGCGGTGCTGAAGTTCGTCGGATTCCTGCTGACCGGGAGCGCGGCGATGCTCTCGGAGACGTATCACTCCGTGTCCGACACCGGCAATCAGGTGTTCCTGCTCATCGGTCTCCGGTACAGCGGCCGGGACGCGAGCCGCGGCCACCCATTCGGCTACGGGAAAGCCGAGTTCTTCTACAGCTTTCTGGTCAGCGTCCTGCTGTTCGGCATCGCGGGGTGGGAGAGCGCCAAGCACGGCTACAACGCAATCATGCACCCTCATCCGGTCGAACAGGGGTCTGCGACCCTCCTCGGAGCCACCTTCCCGGCGGTCTGGGTCAACTACGGCGTCCTCCTCGGTGCAATTGCCTTCGAGAGCTACGCGCTGAAGAAGGCCTACGCCGGGATGAAAAAGGACATCGAAGAACACGAGTGGACCGGACTGGTCGAGGCGTTCAAGAAGACAAGCAACGTGACGACGCTGACCGCGTTCACCGAGGACACCATCGCCATGGCCGGGGCGGGGTTAGCGCTCTTCGGCGTCTTCGTGTCGCGGTTCACCGGCAACCCCATCTACGACGCGGTGTCGGCCCTGCTAATCGGTCTCATGCTGATGGGCTTCGCCGTCGCGCTGGCGTGGGAGAACAAGCGCCTGCTCATCGGCGAGAGTCTCCCGAAGTCCGAGGAGCAGGAACTCCGGCGCATCATCGAGGAGTGGGACGGCGTGGTCCGAATCGTGGACTTCCGGACGGTCATCTTCGGCCCGGAGAACGTGCTGGTGACTGCGGATGTCGCCTTCGAGAAGGGTATTCCGACGGCCGAGATGGACCGGAAGATTACCGAGTTGGAGGACGCGCTGATAGAAGCCAACGAGAGCGTGTTCAAGGTGTACATCGAACCCGAGAAGGGGCGGCAGAGTCGGCGGGGCGAGGCGGCGGGGTAG
- a CDS encoding metallophosphoesterase: MITVLSDTHSRSGHELTGRAREAVKEAEVVVHAGDFTNETVLDAFESVADRLEGVYGNNATPGVRDRLPPERTFEVEGVRFVLTHGDDRSATGLSLLGRQQAADVVVFGHSHRHAASAGDDVLLLNPGSHAQPRGGVPTHAELRPVEGDGPTLAGEIRHRDGSVLETFEVA, from the coding sequence ATGATAACCGTCCTCTCGGACACGCACAGTCGGTCGGGCCACGAACTGACGGGGCGAGCGAGAGAAGCCGTCAAGGAGGCCGAAGTCGTCGTCCACGCCGGGGACTTCACCAACGAGACGGTCCTCGACGCCTTCGAGTCGGTCGCTGACCGACTCGAAGGCGTCTACGGCAACAACGCGACTCCCGGAGTCCGCGACCGACTCCCGCCCGAGCGAACCTTCGAAGTCGAAGGCGTCCGGTTCGTCCTGACCCACGGCGACGACCGGAGCGCGACCGGTCTCTCGCTTCTGGGTCGCCAGCAGGCCGCCGACGTGGTGGTGTTCGGCCACTCCCACCGCCACGCGGCCAGCGCGGGCGACGACGTTCTCCTGCTCAATCCCGGCAGTCACGCTCAGCCTCGCGGCGGCGTCCCGACCCACGCGGAACTCCGGCCGGTCGAAGGTGACGGGCCGACGCTCGCGGGCGAGATTCGCCACCGCGACGGGTCGGTCCTCGAAACGTTCGAAGTCGCGTGA
- a CDS encoding ArsR/SmtB family transcription factor → MADLLPSTSDATAPQSAEPRVVGVDSDDADDLLGALSSETARELLAALHDDPATPSDLAETIDTSLQNAQYHLGNLEDADVIQVVDTVYSEKGREMKVYAPADRPLVVFAGNEEKTTGLKAALSRLLGAFGALGLLSLAVQQVFGDGLATLFGGGESAETRGDGGGMSVQSTDAVQQTTDAAANAIPPGVLFFAGGALVLALGFAWWYYANRSA, encoded by the coding sequence ATGGCTGACCTCCTGCCCTCCACGTCGGACGCGACGGCCCCGCAGTCGGCCGAACCGCGGGTCGTCGGCGTCGATAGCGACGACGCCGACGACCTTCTCGGGGCACTCTCCTCGGAGACGGCCCGAGAGTTGCTGGCGGCCCTCCACGACGACCCCGCGACCCCCTCCGACCTCGCCGAGACCATCGACACCTCGCTCCAGAACGCCCAGTACCACCTCGGCAACCTCGAAGACGCCGACGTGATACAGGTCGTGGACACCGTGTACTCCGAGAAGGGCCGCGAGATGAAGGTGTACGCGCCCGCCGACCGACCGCTGGTCGTGTTCGCCGGGAACGAGGAGAAGACGACCGGACTCAAGGCCGCGCTCTCCCGGTTGCTCGGCGCGTTCGGCGCGCTCGGTCTCCTGAGTCTCGCAGTCCAGCAGGTCTTCGGCGACGGACTCGCGACGCTGTTCGGCGGCGGCGAGAGCGCCGAGACCCGCGGCGACGGCGGCGGGATGTCGGTGCAGTCCACGGATGCGGTCCAGCAGACCACGGACGCCGCGGCCAACGCGATTCCGCCGGGCGTCCTCTTCTTCGCGGGCGGTGCACTCGTCCTCGCGCTCGGATTCGCGTGGTGGTACTACGCGAATCGGAGTGCGTGA